The genomic stretch GACACTCTGTATGGGATGCTTTTTTCTTGCTGCCTATGAAGCTTTCCTTAATCATGATAAAGTGGTATGGTAAACGCTTACTTTAAGGCGAGCTGCTGTAATTGAGGTGTCATATGAGTTCTTTTTTACAAATCAAAATTTATCGTTACAAATTTATTGCCTATGTCGTCTTCGTCGTGACCATTGGACTCGCGCTTGGCATTCTGACCTGTGCCATGCTGCTCAATCAATGGGTTGCTGATGCCCGTTTAGAGGCTGCTAACGCTTTCGCTGGTATAGAGAATGAGCTGCAGTATGACGCCGACCGTATTGAGGCTTACATGCAGCGAATATACTCCAATCATAGTTTAATGGATGATGCTCGCAGTTTTTTAAGCAGCAGCGCTGAAGGATACTTAACCAATAGTTTGCAAAACAGCCAATTCTCACAGCCGCTGGTATCCTTCCCAGAGGATATTAAAACCTATCTGTACAGCTGGGCGCAAGGTGGAATAACGCAGGTTAGTCTGCATACCAGCCAGTATGGCAATGTCGTACACTTTAACGATAACGGAATTGCAAGCTTCCTATTCGGTCTTCCAAATACAGATGAAGCTTTTCACGATACGATTCTAAAGGGATTCGTATACCGTAAAAAATTATCAGATCCAACACTTGGATTTAAGGAATTAGGGGAGCTGCGCTTCTTGGTCAGCAGTGATCAAATCTTTAAGTCTATCCAAAATTATCGATTGGGAAAAGCTGCTGCAGTCAGCGCTTCTGGCGAGATCTACCTTATCGGTAGCGGACAGGACCCAGACTTGATGGATTTATCCCGTTTAGCGATGGCGGATGGACGCAGTCATGGTTATATTTCGAAGGGATTTTTTGAGCACAGCTTCTTTATCACCTTTCCGTCCACCAAATTTAATTTCAAATTCGTTAGCATCGTTGATTTATCTATGCTCATTCGGCAGCATGCCAAGATGTTGATCACCATTTTTGTGATCGTATTAACGACCATGATTAGTGTACTGCTGCTCATTGTGTACAATTTGCGCGATGATTCCCGCTTTCTGCACCGTATTATTCAATCGATTGGACGCGTGAAAACAGCCAATTTCACACCTAATCGCCCTGCCCGCTATCGTCGCAATGAATACGGCATGATCGCAAGGGAATTAGACGATATGATTCAGCAGTTGGATAAGCACATCCGCAATGAATATTTGCTTAAGCTAAAGCAGCAGGAAACCGAGATGAAAGCGCTCCAAAATCAGATCAACCCTCATTTTCTTTATAATACGTTAGAGGTCATCCGCTCCACTGCTCTTGTTAACCAGGACAGAGACACCGCTGATGCCATCGCTACCTTAGGGGCGCTCTATCGCGAAATCGTCAAAAAGGAAAATATTATTACGGTTGCAAGTGAGCTGGAATTGCTGCAAAAGTACTTAGAGATTATGGAGTTTAAGTATCCTGAACGTTTTTTTTATCAAGTCAATGTTGAGCCGGCGATGCTCTTGATCCCTACCGTGAAATTCTGGATGCAGCCTTTGGCTGAGAACTTTTTCATCCATGGCTTTAGCGCAAGCAATGAATTTAACCTGTATGTCGTTAATGGCTGGGAAGCTGCAGATTATTATGTATTAGAATTCGTGGATAATGGACGTGGTATAGGGGCGGAGCGATTAAACTCAGTGCGAAACACATTGTCCAACCAGGATGATGCTTCTTCCGAGAGTATCGGTTTACGCAATGTTTATACAAGGCTTCACTTCTTTTATGGGAAAAGCTTTTCTATCAAAATTGAAAATAATGAGGAAGCTGGAGTTAAGATTTCTGTACGGATTCCAAAAGAGGTGATTGAACATGTACAAACTGCTGATTATAGATGACGAACCTCAGATTTTGGAGGGAATGAAGCGAATCCTGGACTGGAAGCAATACGGCTTCAGTAGGATCGATACCTGCGAATCTACGGAAGCTGCCATGTCCATGGTTGTAGATCTGCTGCCTGATGTCGCTATTTTTGATGTTTGCATTGGCAAAAATCTTGGCTATGAAACGATCAACAGACTTAATGAACTCCAAATCCCTACAAAATATGTAATTATGAGCGGCTACAGTGAGTTCAAATATGCCCAAGAGGCCATTCGTTGTGGTGTCAAAGACTATCTGCTCAAGCCTGTAGATCGTACAAAGCTGCAACAAGTGATTGAGAAAATTATTGTTGAAGATCTCCATGGTACGATAGGCAATATTAGCTGCGAGAGCTTGAACAAGGACCCGGTACTAGGTGTAAGCTATAACAGCTTATCCAAGCTGGTTAACCGCATTTTGCTGATGATCAAGACGGAGTATGCGCAAAATATTACCTTAAAATCAGTGGCAGAGCGCTTTCAGATGAACAGCACCTATCTTGGGCAATTATTTCTTAAAGAATCCGGAATGAAATTTTCAGAATACCTAATGGCCTACCGAATGCTCCTTGCACAAGAACGTATTCAATCGTCAGATGAGAAGATTTCTTCGATCGCAAATTCGGTAGGCTACAACAATCTCAATTATTTCTATACACACTTTCAAAGCTTTTTCGAGAAATCTCCCTCTGATCTGCGGGGAAAAGGATAATAACGATCAAGGCAGAATGGAGAATATTGATGCTAAAGTGCTCTAAATACAAAAGTATCTTCATGACGATCAGTATTATACTGCTGCTCACAGCGTATTCAACCGGTTGCTCCCGGCAGCCTAGCAGAAACATCGATGATAACGATTATGGTGAAACTGTAAATCTGATTTATTACACAATTGGAGAGCCTGACAAGGATCTAAAGCTCGTAAATGATAAAATTAATGAAATCATGGCTCGTAAAATAGGCGTAACGATTACCTATATCAAGGTTAGTTGGCAGGAGTATGAAGATCGGCTAAACACACTTATATCCGCAGGAACCACTTTCGACATTGCTTTTGCACCAAACTATGCAGCCACCACTATGCGCGGCGCATGGCTGAGACTTGATAGCTATCTTACAGGTCTAGGCAAGGAGTTGTACGACACTGTTGACCCCATCTTTTGGCAGGGGCTGCAAATGAATGATGGAGGCATTTATGGGGTACCGACCAATAAAGAGCTGGCCGTGCGTGATCATTGGATGTACCCTGCTTCCATAGTGGAAAAGTACAAGATCGACATTACCAAATACGATACGCTGGAGTCGCTTGAGCCTTTGTTCCGGATGATTCAACAGAATGAGCCTGCATACATCCCTATGGAATTAGATCGGGATTCACATAATTTCTTTGCTCTTGATGGCTATGAATATATTTTGAACCATAAAATTCCTTTGATGGTGAAATCACTGGACCCTAATGCTAAGGTCGTGAACATTTTTGAAACAGAAGAGGCTCGGCAGGTATTAGACACATTAAGGCATTATTATAAGGAAGGCTTCATAAACAAAGACGCCGCGCTGCGAGAGCCTGGCGGACTTAAGCGTGGGGATAAAGTGTTCTGGAAATCCTCTGGTGGCGGCCCGCTCTCGGATACGACTTGGAGTAAGGATCGCGGCTACAGGGTTATATCGAATCCCGTAACCCCTATCGTCGTCACAACGGAATCCGTCCGTGGCGGGATCATGGCTGTTAATGCCAACACCAAGCATCCCATTGCGTCTATTAAGTTTCTGAACCTGCTCAATACCGACCCTGAAATACGAAACTTATTTAATTATGGTATTGAAGGAGTGCATTACACACTGAACGAGCATGGGCAAGCGGTCCCCATACCCGGCAATGACAGCCACGGGGATCCGATCCCAGATGCACCAGCAAGCTATGCCGGAGTACAATATACGCAGGGCAACTGGTTTATTCTGAGAACCATGGGCGGTGATAACCCGGAACCCCTCGATAAATGGGATCAATTCCGCAAATACAACGCTGAAGTAATCAAGTCTACCGTTCTCGGCTTTACGCCTGATCTATCGGGGCTCACTGCCCAAACCGATAACATTGAGATGGTTTGGAAGAAATATTATCCCAGCCTCATGACTGGCACCGTCGATGTTGACACGATCCTCCCCAAGTTTAACGAGGAGCTAAAGCAAGCAGGGATCGAAGAAGTACAGAAAGAAATACAGAAGCAGTTGGATACGCGGCGTAATGAGGCGAGTCCGATAACGGCTCCCGTATCCCGCTAGCGGATCTTGACCCAACAACCCTGTAACCGTGACCCAAAAGAATGCTCTACTCGCGCAGCGACTAAAACGTAAATATCTAGTTCATCTTACGTGCTGCACAAACTAATATAATCAGGAAGGTGAAACGGCTGTCGCCGTCCTTATGGCGGTGGCGCGTTTCATTCCGGAGAAATATAGAGAAAGTATGGCGAATGGATATACTTTCCTATATTTCAACAAAATCACCCTTACGGATGATTGTAAATCGCAGTCATGTCGGCTCACGCTTCTAACGGAAGCCAGAGACGCTAAATCGCCTTTATTTTTCGTTTCAAGATTGTAACGGAAACACGGGCCTCTATTTGTACCCTACCTGCCCGATCTCGTTTCATTTCTGCGTAATAGAGTCTCCCACTTCCGTTAAAACGTGACTCTAGCCAAAAATGGAACTTTAGCGTCTCTGGTTTCCGTTAGCTTTCGTTAACAACAGGTTAGAAGAATCCATAGTTTCCGAATCAGCAAAAAATAGCCTTGGCCGACTAACGGCCAAGGCTATTTGCATACGAGCGAATCGGAGCCGATTCGCGATTAATGCCCCATCATCGCCGCCGGGTCCGGATTTTCCCCGCCGGTTAGTACGTCTTCTTCCTGCTGCTTCGGTTTACGCAGCAGGAGCGACAATGCGACACCCGCTGTCGCGAGGCATGCGGACAGGAAGAACGTGTCGCCGTAACCTGCGACGACGGCGCTCAGCGGATTTGCGTCCGCTCTCGCGCTTGCTGCGTGGAAAGTGATTTGCGACGTCAGATAACCAGTCAGGCCCGCGACCGCGAACGAAACGACGACTTGTTGAGCTGCTGTTGTCAGCGGTGTAACGCGGCCCACTAGACGGCGAGGCGCAGAGTTCAGCACATGCGTGTTGAGCGGCATCATGGAGAATCCCATGCCTAGACCCATAATGCAAATGCACAGTAGGATAACCCACAGCGAGGTATCCACCGATATGCTGGACAAGATGAACAGAGATACGGATACGATTGAAAGACCAGCGAAGGCGAGCGGACGCGCGCCGATCTTGTCGAACAACCGCCCACTGATCGGCATGCCGATTGCGGCGCATAGCGCATAAGGCATCAGGATCCAGCCCGTTTCAAGCGCGGTGTAGTGCATTACGCCTTGCAGATACAGCGGCACGATCAGCATTGCACCGAACATTGCAAGCTGTACGATCCACGTCAAGATGATGCTGCGTGTAAAGTCGGACGACTTGAACACTTTCAGCTCCAGCAGCGGCTGCTTCTGTGCCAATTCCACGAAGATGAACAGGATGAGCGCAATGCCGCCGACGGTCAAGCCTGTGATCGTCGAAGCGCTGGACCAGCTGGTTCCGCCTTCGCTTACACCGTACGCCAGCATGGAGAAGGCGATCGGCGCAAGGCACATGCCGATGAGATCCAGATGCGGTGCCGCATCGCGACCCGATTTCGGCAAATATTTATACCCGAGAATGAAGGCGATAATGCCGATCGGCAGATTGATGATAAAAATCCAATGCCAGCTGACAGA from Paenibacillus sp. FSL H8-0548 encodes the following:
- a CDS encoding response regulator; translated protein: MYKLLIIDDEPQILEGMKRILDWKQYGFSRIDTCESTEAAMSMVVDLLPDVAIFDVCIGKNLGYETINRLNELQIPTKYVIMSGYSEFKYAQEAIRCGVKDYLLKPVDRTKLQQVIEKIIVEDLHGTIGNISCESLNKDPVLGVSYNSLSKLVNRILLMIKTEYAQNITLKSVAERFQMNSTYLGQLFLKESGMKFSEYLMAYRMLLAQERIQSSDEKISSIANSVGYNNLNYFYTHFQSFFEKSPSDLRGKG
- a CDS encoding ABC transporter substrate-binding protein; the protein is MLKCSKYKSIFMTISIILLLTAYSTGCSRQPSRNIDDNDYGETVNLIYYTIGEPDKDLKLVNDKINEIMARKIGVTITYIKVSWQEYEDRLNTLISAGTTFDIAFAPNYAATTMRGAWLRLDSYLTGLGKELYDTVDPIFWQGLQMNDGGIYGVPTNKELAVRDHWMYPASIVEKYKIDITKYDTLESLEPLFRMIQQNEPAYIPMELDRDSHNFFALDGYEYILNHKIPLMVKSLDPNAKVVNIFETEEARQVLDTLRHYYKEGFINKDAALREPGGLKRGDKVFWKSSGGGPLSDTTWSKDRGYRVISNPVTPIVVTTESVRGGIMAVNANTKHPIASIKFLNLLNTDPEIRNLFNYGIEGVHYTLNEHGQAVPIPGNDSHGDPIPDAPASYAGVQYTQGNWFILRTMGGDNPEPLDKWDQFRKYNAEVIKSTVLGFTPDLSGLTAQTDNIEMVWKKYYPSLMTGTVDVDTILPKFNEELKQAGIEEVQKEIQKQLDTRRNEASPITAPVSR
- a CDS encoding histidine kinase; the protein is MSSFLQIKIYRYKFIAYVVFVVTIGLALGILTCAMLLNQWVADARLEAANAFAGIENELQYDADRIEAYMQRIYSNHSLMDDARSFLSSSAEGYLTNSLQNSQFSQPLVSFPEDIKTYLYSWAQGGITQVSLHTSQYGNVVHFNDNGIASFLFGLPNTDEAFHDTILKGFVYRKKLSDPTLGFKELGELRFLVSSDQIFKSIQNYRLGKAAAVSASGEIYLIGSGQDPDLMDLSRLAMADGRSHGYISKGFFEHSFFITFPSTKFNFKFVSIVDLSMLIRQHAKMLITIFVIVLTTMISVLLLIVYNLRDDSRFLHRIIQSIGRVKTANFTPNRPARYRRNEYGMIARELDDMIQQLDKHIRNEYLLKLKQQETEMKALQNQINPHFLYNTLEVIRSTALVNQDRDTADAIATLGALYREIVKKENIITVASELELLQKYLEIMEFKYPERFFYQVNVEPAMLLIPTVKFWMQPLAENFFIHGFSASNEFNLYVVNGWEAADYYVLEFVDNGRGIGAERLNSVRNTLSNQDDASSESIGLRNVYTRLHFFYGKSFSIKIENNEEAGVKISVRIPKEVIEHVQTADYR
- a CDS encoding MDR family MFS transporter — its product is MSTPTQIKPPAAGGDDFSLKAILPPLLAIIAAMIMVILDSTVVNNAIPKLVEYFDTDLKTIQWTVTGYTLALSAVIPLAGWMTDKFGSKQIFMITIALFTIGSVLCGIAQTPEQLIIYRIIQGLGGGMVAPIGMTMVFKLAPPERRGSIMGLLGIPMLLAPAFGPVLSGWLVDSVSWHWIFIINLPIGIIAFILGYKYLPKSGRDAAPHLDLIGMCLAPIAFSMLAYGVSEGGTSWSSASTITGLTVGGIALILFIFVELAQKQPLLELKVFKSSDFTRSIILTWIVQLAMFGAMLIVPLYLQGVMHYTALETGWILMPYALCAAIGMPISGRLFDKIGARPLAFAGLSIVSVSLFILSSISVDTSLWVILLCICIMGLGMGFSMMPLNTHVLNSAPRRLVGRVTPLTTAAQQVVVSFAVAGLTGYLTSQITFHAASARADANPLSAVVAGYGDTFFLSACLATAGVALSLLLRKPKQQEEDVLTGGENPDPAAMMGH